The following coding sequences are from one Neodiprion lecontei isolate iyNeoLeco1 chromosome 7, iyNeoLeco1.1, whole genome shotgun sequence window:
- the LOC124295571 gene encoding forkhead box protein P2-like yields MSSSRLTRSRRRESSGEEPFVMENPRVPETIPSPSVDPLPIPSTISQIDLLKIMSQQQEAAERQQQQLLQLLLDQQEQRKREQEQQLEQRRREQEQQLEQRRLDREAQERSETSLHELFRTTVAALQAVHQVNGSGEPAVTPRGSGVITPLPSPVPSPVPVPAVRQVRHPGQFQDVRDLRSVPFTRGVVESPIGRVTVNNEVGFSESLPQVRPQYSHFNQLNNSGFPEVASQINEKPLYPLKPPIFDGKVPWADYERQFNTIAKHNQWDSAMRAHSLASCLRTPALNALTLEFDTVYNPGKENIEADCPSRNPVLESHENADNEANFLQIEEIKENQKLLIGDSCENNDDIIYKRLN; encoded by the exons ATGAGTAGCAGTCGTTTGACGCGCTCACGAAGAAGAGAAAGTAGCGGAGAAGAACCTTTTGTTATGGAGAATCCGCGGGTCCCTGAAACAATTCCATCGCCTTCAGTGGACCCTCTTCCAATTCCTTCGACAATCTCTCAAATTGATCTGCTGAAGATCATGTCTCAACAGCAAGAGGCTGCTGAGCGCCAACAACAGCAACTTCTTCAGCTGCTTCTTGATCAACAAGAGcagcgaaaaagagaacaagaacaacag ttGGAACAGCGAAGAAGAGAACAGGAACAACAGCTGGAACAGCGCAGGCTTGATCGAGAGGCACAAGAACGATCCGAAACTAGTCTACACGAACTGttccggacgactgtggcagctcttcaggctGTTCATCAGGTGAATGGCTCAGGAGAACCGGCTGTCACTCCACGAGGTTCCGGAGTCATTACGccgcttccctctcctgttccttCTCCTGTTCCCGTTCCCGCTGTTCGACAGGTCCGACATCCAGGACAGTTCCAGGATGTACGAGACttaaggtctgtgccttttactaGGGGAGTAGTTGAATCCCCAATTGGTAGAGTAACGGTTAATAATGAGGTTGGTTTTTCCGAGTCTTTGCCTCAAGTTCGACCtcaatattctcattttaatcaattaaataattcaggaTTTCCTGAGGTTGCTTCTCAGATTAATGAGAAGCCTCTTtatcctttaaaaccgccaatttttgacggaaaagtTCCATGGGCAGATTACGAACGCcagtttaatacaattgctaaacataatcagtgggactccgccatgagggcccacagtcttgcctcctgtcttcgaacgccggctttgaaCGCTTTAACG CTTGAGTTTGATACTGTCTATAACccaggaaaagaaaatatagaaGCGGATTGTCCGTCTAGAAATCCTGTACTAGAGTCACATGAGAATGCAGATAATGAAGCAAACTTCTTACAAATTgaggaaataaaagaaaatcaaaaattactTATAGGTGACTCATGTGAAAATAACGATGACATCATCTACAAAAGGCtaaattag
- the LOC107218349 gene encoding zinc finger protein 569 isoform X4: MSKEVNLDNMSYLRCEINGTQFLLQAIPNYDNSVANSMPQEKAANGYSDVSPYENDEYSVPLVYLDRQIYTFQDGELKEFDFNKYVDQSSNAESVTTEKEDEHENADLVRSPEYLREDDILVEQIDDADNGDRQNSSTNHVAVLDDKKFVIGLDSLNASDFAEVVTAFKCKICPYTTQDKIQLLEHFENVHINPGGQEKERNEFKNYDDIKLVYMCGECSSCFETIDECRNHMIQDHQLMDDGSDTAVNNGSLSYPQQPYLVNGYSDECGENNDGKHNIKVSKMLGSRKIIGKNMQRLEMKEKNVKCMHQGCLYKFSNKELMHQHANCHMDSQHAHAFKCNICKDVKFSKWKPCSLHLWKEHKIDIDLLSCKMCETYKSATMVKLVTHMRVHSENREYECPVCGKCFKQSSQLRNHRVMHLNRKSNEAPRWYTSKTCELCGKTYADSKCLKNHMQAVHSKLRPYVCNVCGHSSARKAMLQMHLRQHTGDKPYSCDICDYKTGDHNSLRRHIMRHTGVRPYKCPHCSYSAIQSNSYKNHLRSKHPLLAGVYTCDLCPFKTVNKESYVQHVGNHEKGLIKAATQKKVPDSRQGLNALSFCKKTGSNVPNKLGERTNIFGVNIFHLLYCLDELA, encoded by the exons ATGAGTAAAGAAGTTAACTTGGATAATATGTCGTATTTACGATGTGAAATAAATGGCACCCAATTTCTTCTACAAGCAATACCAAACTACGATAACAGTGTTGCCAATTCAATGCCGCAGGAGAAGGCTGCCAACGGGTACTCAGATGTTTCCCCTTACGAGAATGATGAATATTCAGTTCCGCTAGTCTATTTGGATCGACAAATTTATACCTTTCAAGACGGAGAGTTGAAGGAATtcgattttaataaatatgtcGATCAGTCCAGCAACGCTGAGTCCGTGACaacagaaaaagaagacgaaCATGAAAATGCGGATTTAGTTAGATCGCCTGAATATTTGAGGGAAGATGATATTTTGGTTGAACAAATTGATGATGCTGATAATGGCGACAGACAAAATTCTTCGACTAACCATGTCGCTGTtcttgacgataaaaaattcgTTATCGGACTGGACAGTTTGAACGCTAGTGATTTTGCTGAAGTTGTTACTGCTTTCAAGTGTAAAATATGTCCGTATACCACTCAGGATAAAATACAGTTGTTGGAACACTTCGAAAATGTACATATAAATCCAGGAGGACAG GAAAAGGAACGAAATGAGTTTAAAAATTACGATGATATAAAACTTGTCTATATGTGTGGTGAATGTTCAAGTtgttttgaaacaattgacGAGTGTCGGAATCACATGATacaa gATCACCAACTGATGGATGACGGATCTGATACAGCTGTGAACAACGGTTCTCTCAGTTATCCTCAACAACCTTACTTGGTAAATGGTTACTCAGACGAATGTGGGGAGAATAATGATGGCAAACACAACATTAAAGTATCTAAAATGCTTGGTTCGAGAAAAATCATTGGTAAAAATATGCAAAGGCTcgaaatgaaggaaaaaaacgtTAA atgCATGCACCAAGGCTGCTTATACAAGTTCAGCAACAAAGAACTGATGCATCAACACGCCAACTGCCATATGGATTCACAGCACGCCCATGCATTCAAATGCAATATTTGTAAAGAcgtcaaattttctaaatggAAACCATGCAGCTTGCATTTGTGGAAAGAGCATAAGATTG ATATTGACCTTCTGTCATGTAAAATGTGTGAAACATACAAAAGTGCAACTATGGTGAAACTTGTCACTCACATGAGAGTACACAGTGAGAATCGTGAATATGAATGTCCAGTATGTGGCAAGTGTTTTAAGCAATCAAGCCAATTACGTAATCATCGCGTAATGCATTTAAATAGAAAATCTAACGAAGCACCTAGGTGGTACACGTCAAAGACTTGCGAATTATGTGGTAAGACATATGCCGATTCAAAATGTCTCAAGAATCACATGCAAGCTGTTCACTCCAAGCTGAGACCTTACGTTTGCAATGTCTGCGGACATTCGAGTGCGCGAAAAGCTATGCTTCAAATGCATTTACGTCAACACACTGGCGACAAACCTTACAGCTGCGACATTTGCGACTATAAAACTGGTGATCATAATTCATTGCGACGACACATAATGCGTCACACAG GTGTAAGACCTTACAAATGTCCCCATTGTTCTTATTCCGCGATTCAGAGCAACAGCTATAAAAACCACCTAAGATCTAAACATCCTTTGCTGGCTGGTGTCTATACTTGCGACTTGTGTCCATTCAAAACGGTGAATAAGGAAAGTTACGTACAGCACGTTGGAAACCACGAAAAGGGACTCATAAAGGCTGCCACTCAAAAAAAAG